The stretch of DNA ATGACATGGTATATGACTGTATGCTCGGCAGACAGTACTGATTTTGAGAACACAGTAGTTGAGAGGCTGTTTCAGGCATGCCCACTCTCAGCAAAACCCTGGAAATACATACAGCATATAATCCAGGGATTAGAAGTACACTGCATTTAGAGAAAATTATGCACCCTtaacaactttctcatccagtgtgcTCAATTGATATATtcaactgctgttgtagccGTGCACACATGACTCAATATGAACTTCTACAGTTTATATTCTGCTTTATACAAATACATGTGGATTGGGTTGACTGCCAAATATGTATTAAACTAGCTTTAGAGTTTTTATGGTTTTCCAAATTTAAATTCAGACTGACATATCTTCAGATATGAATGGGGGGAAAATTCTGCGAATTAGTGCTGAATGACAGTGGTTCCCTAGCTGTACAAATGCAGCTGAGAGAAAGTCACACTTGACTGTTTGATGAGCTGCTGCTTTCACTCTATAGTTCAGCCAACATCTCCCAGACTGCACTGCTGTCGACAGAGCTCCCAGACTGCACTGCTGTTGACAGAGCTCCCAGACTGCACTGCTGTCGACAGAGCTCCCAGACTGCCGTGCTTTCGACACAGAGCtcccacactgcactgctgtcgACACAGAGCTCCCAGACTGCACTGCTGTCGACAGAGCTCCCAGACTGCACTGCTGTCGACAGAGCTCCCAGACTGCACTGCTGTCGACACAGAgctctcacactgcactgctgtcgACACAGAGCtcccacactgcactgctgtcgACACAGAGCtcccacactgcactgctgtcgACACAGAgctctcacactgcactgctgtcgACAGAGCtcccacactgcactgctgtcgACACAGAGCtcccacactgcactgctgtcgACACAGAGCTCCCAGACTGCACTGCTGTCGACACAGAGCTCCCAGACTGCCGTGCTTTCGACACAGAGCTCCCAGACTGCACTGCTGTCGACACAGAGccctcacactgcactgctgtcgACACAGAGCtcccacactgcactgctgtcattttttCCCTGGTCTGAGAGCAGACTGTCATTGTCTGTGGAAAAGGTGAGGTAGTGGAGGCAAATGGATGCTGGTGGACTGAATCATTAATTCCTACACAGAGCCCTGTGGAGCTAAGAAAGCAAGAAACCGCTTAATGCTTCTTGGCCCATTCATCTTCCAGACCTGATGTGCGCTACATACGTTTTTAATTACCCGTCCCTGCTTAGATAAATCCGTCCTACTAAGGCTGAGTTCATTCAACTCCTATTACTAATACACAACACAAAGCACTCTTCTTTGAGCGCTCCTTACATACTGGTAGCATTTCATTACAAGGCACGGTATGTTCTGTAACATATGAGGCGATGAACTTACAAAACCTTTTCTGTGACCATGTATCCAGTTTCTATATAGCTGCCTTTATACGGTTTATCGTTACGCATTTAAGTTAAAGCAGACAGTAATTTTATCCCAGTAAGAGCTAAATGGGTAGTTTGCCCAGGCAAAGCAGGGGGATATAAATGATGCCAAACAGAGAAAAAATGCCAAAGGCTGCTTGTCATTAACAATGACACGATGACATGCGGTAGAGAAGAGGTAGAGGCACATAAAATGAGatggggggtagagagagagagagcggggttaccagtgttctgcaggtgcaTTGGAACTGCGTCTGCCGCCCCCAAAACCTCACTCACCGCAAAGATTCGGAGATAACCCCTTGCTATAGtgctgtgggggaggggtgtgtttgTCGCACCACTGTACCCTTTCACTGAGACTCTGTGCCATCAGCGAGAGTCTGTTCCAACTGCATCCTCCCTGCTCAAGTTTTACAATAACATGGTCCCACCACAGTAGAAAAAGTTGGTTCCAAGACATGACATTTGTAAAACATACACCTACTCATAATATTCGTAAAACATGggaatatttgcatttaaatttaCAGTTTTCATGGTTACGTTTCACAACAATTCTATGCAAACTGTGAAAAATGCGTGGTTGATAGCTTTTAGATACTGCCACGTTGCCAATTGTACATGTTTGCGATGTAATTGGTAGTCCTGAGAAGCATGCTTTTGTTAATGGGTAGTGTTCTTGTGTTCAATTACAATGAACATACAGGGCCTCAATGCACTATTGTAAGTTGTGTACTTATATGCACTTTTGGGTTAAAAAATGAACAGCAAGAAAAACTTGACCTTTCTTAAGAATATATATATCTCAATGAGAATAGGCATCATGCCCAGATGATTTGAAGCCATTTGCCCATTTGAATTTTCAttcttgattttttttcccttcacattcaattttggtctcactTGGTCTTATTTGATCATTTAAAGTATGATTGAATGATGAACACTGTATAAAATCAAttgtataatggattccaccaactATGAGGCAATTCTATCAACTATCAggttgcctctaccacaaggctgagacttgcctgtaggtggactttccaggaagacaatgacccaaagcatacctcaaaaacAGTTGTTgaaaaaacctgtgggctgaactgaagagagcAGTTGATAAGCGGAAATTCAAGAATTTGAAGGATCTTGCCAAGATCTGcttagaggaatggtccaaaattcctccaaatatgttccttaaccttgtcaaacATTACAGTAAAAGACTCCATGTGGTTATCCCTGCCAGAGGTGGATACACCAAGTAATAAaccagggatgccaataattatggaaccttgattttggttgaatgtcattttaattaaattaatgtttgattttggttggttctaTCGAAACATTaataagtacagtatttttaatatgtcaggggtgccagtaattctggatcCCACTGTATAATCGAATGTTATTGACCAGAATGATTGCATACAGAAACAGTACTCCTTGACGATCGATATAAATAGCTTTTTGCTTCAGGGtttataaagaaaatgtattgcgttaaatcaccaaaaaaaaacaaaaaaacagtccaGCTTGAATTTGCTATCTAACCAGAAATCTTTGAGTTGCATTTAAAGCATTTACATGAGAGAATAGCCTTAGATGATTGGTATCAGTCTAAGTCTGCTTGGTGTCAGGCGGGGCCTGCTGTGTGCTGAGATGGAGGAGACCTTTCCCACACGCAGGTGTTATGTGCTACTTTTATCTCTCATGCAGCTCTGCTTGCTCTGTGAAAGTGACAAACAGGGGGAAAATGatacacggagagagagagagagagataaggagaaAGTGTGGTTTTCGCTCCTCCACTCTGAGCAGCTAATTTCTTGGTAAGACGCGACCTTGAGCTCTGGCAAACGGGGACACTTTATTCTTTACTGCTGTTGGGGCcccatgtgtacagtatgtgtgtgtgtgtgtgtgtgtatgtgtctgtgtgtgcgtgtgcgtgtttgtgtgtgtgtgcatgtgtgtgtgactgtgtgtgtgtgtgcgtacgggtGTGTCTCccggtgtctgtgtgtacatgcgtgcgtctgttgtgtgtttgtgtatgtgtgtgtgcacatgcgtatGTGcacatgtacctgtgtgtgcattgCACCTGATGGAAATTGCATTACAtgataaaaacattgttttacacTTTTGGAACAGCAATATTCAGTTATATTCATGGGGTTATGCCATAGCTGTAGCTGTAGCCTGGAGCAGAGGAGTACTTTCAGCAGAGTGTGACTAGATATGAACTGATTAGAGAGGTTAAGCCAGAAGTAAAAGAGCTGGGGATGTGGTAAGGATAACTGGATTAGACTTCTGGCAGTGAAGGAGTAGGGCAGtgatctccaaccctggtcctggagagctactgggtctgctggtttttgttttcaccttaaaatcaacaTCCTGTTGAGACAGGTAAGGTGAGTTAagtgtgtaatcaactgctctaattgattaattaagtgtagagttaacaacaaaaaaaacaacagatccagtagctctccaggaccagggttggagaccactggagAAGGGCCTTAATGGGTATCTACGTACATTATAGACCAgtgctactgaactccacgtcTGCAGGTATTTCATTTCACTAAtcattttacctgcttggtccAGATAATAacctaattagtgaaatcgggtggtgtaggtttgttgaagcaaatgccggcagacactgcggcctgcaggacatggagttcagTAGCGTTATGATAGACATTAGTGGGGCACATAAGTTACCCCTTCATTAATTGTGAAACTGCATCAAAAGAAGGCAAATCTAAAGAGTTCTTACAGATTATAAGTGATGATTATTAAGTGATCTGTGTTACTCAGCCATTGAAAGCTAACTTTTGTGCAacatatttgatttttttttaaagatttgttATGCATAATTAGGCTCTttaacatatacactcagtgagtgctttattaagtatttattagacttgtactgctatccacttacagttatgatgcgttgtgtattcagagatgctcttctgcataccactaatgtgtggttatttgcgttactgtcaccatcctgtcagctttgaccagtctggcatttctcctctgacgtctctcattaacaaggtgtctttctgtctgcagaactgctagtcactggattttttgtgtggtttttgcaccattctttgaaaactctagagactaatgtgcgtggaaatcccaggagatcagcagatactcaaaccaccctgtctgccatcaacaatcattccatggttaaagtcacttaaatttccccccattctgatggttgatgtgaacatgtgcactgctgccacacaattggctgattagataattgcatgaataatgtgtaataaattaaaaatgttcctaataaagtgctcggtgagtgtataacaTATCCAAATGTAAAGTCATACAAGTAGGAAAGAACAATTTAaagcattgttattttattggaaaaagtGAGTGGTAAGTCAGTGCTCAATTTTTGAATTACTGCCAAAGCATGTATCGACgggtctggattcaatcaatatttgtttttaactttattcatcgaaacaattctttttttcttcatgaacaCAGTGATTAATCACCGAAATGAGattgtgaaaaatgtggaaTGCTTGTGTTTACTTTTAAGTCAAATTTAGGACAAATGTGGTTTGAATATTGACCAGAGCCTACAGCATTCTGGGATATACagcatataaaaaaattatggaGCATAAGTCAAAGGAGGCTTTACCTATCTTTATTTAAATGCCTTCATCAGACATTTACTGTGTCCAGTTCTGTGAACTGTCCTATGAGATACGTAGGAGCaagaagaaaataatacaaGAAAAAAGTACAAAGAAGGGCACACAAATTGGCTCACAGCAAACACAAACTATTCCCCCGAATGTTTGAGAACAATTAGATCCCTATTTGCTTATCAGATATCAGATGTTGGGGTAAAAATATTCCCAAACAAATGGATTATATTAATTGTCCCAAACAAGTTTATAACCAAGTTATATTTCTCATGAACAGGCTGCACAATGTGCCCTGAATTATGAATATGTGATGGTGGTGTTAGCTGCCATAGCTTGCAATGTTTGCATGTCTTTACCCAGAGTGTATGAAAAGTGAGTTGTGATTGAAGACTTGATGTCCCTTTGAGCTGCATTCCTGCTCCATCAGCCACTGTGCTCTAACAATAGTCTGTATGTTTAGATTCATACGTGCGGGAACCCAATgggacacccccctcccctccagtccccctttccctccctccttacagctgtttcttttctcacattcctctGAGCTCTGGCAAATGGGGACACATTATTCTTTACTGCTGCTGGGgcctcatgtgtgtgtgtgtgtgtgtgtgtgtgtgtgtgtgtgtgtgtgtgtgtgcgcgcatgtatgggtgtatgtgtgtgtgtgtgtgtgtgtgtgtggatgtatgggtgtatgtgtgtgtgtgtgtgtgtgtgtgtgtgcgcatgtatgggtgtatgtgtgtgtgtgtgtgtgtgtgtgcacatgtatgggtgtatgtgtgtgtgtgtgtgtgtgtgtgcgtgcgcgcatgtatgggtgtatgtgtgtgtgtgtgtgtgtgcgcatgtatgggtgtatgtgtgtgtgtgtgtgtgtgtgcgcgcatgtatgggtgtatgtgtgtgtgtggatgtatgggtgtctgtgtgtgtgtgtgtgcgcatgtatgggtgtatgtgtgtgtgtgtgtgtgtgtgtgtgtgtgtgtgtgtggatgtatgggtgtctgtgtgtgtgtgtgtgcatgtatgggtgtgtgtgtgtgtgtgtgtggatgtatgggtgtgtgtctgtgtgtgtggatttatgggtgtgtgtgtgtgtgtatgtgtgtgtgtgtgtgtggatgcatggctgggtgtgtgtaaaagagagagaatgaaagagattatgtgtgtgtatttgtgtgcatgtgtatgtgcactcaaaaaatgtgaatgcattttgaaaacTAAAGTATGTACAGTGTATTCATTTACACATCACCCCACAGTTATTCAAATGCATTCAATCAAGTACAATACATGCATTCATGTATACCAGAAAAACAATGCcagaatatacagtaaatgtttaCTCATAAGACACTTATGAAATGACAAGGGAAGAGAAAATGGCTTCGGTAAAATATCCTCTGTTGTGAGCTTTGGAGCACAGTGTAATAAGAATGGTActgcaaagcaaacaaaaacatttatcaaaGCTGTGGTGGTGTATCTAATATTTGCAAGTGGTACTGCTCAAATGATAAGGTGCtcatattttttcatatgaTTCAGGTACATTTTTGAACAAACAGTTATTCCTCATTTATTAGTTTCAGGTAATTGACACTAttgatattaaaatgaaagcgtgactaaattataaaattatagggAGTTATGTCAGGAAAGGAAGGCTCCAACAGGGAGAGTAATGGCTCCCTTTTAGGGGCCAGCACAAGCCCAATTATACTCTCCTGTATAGAGACCATTGAAAACCTGAACTGGATTTTAGGCTGTGAAGGAGTGAATATGTTCTGCAAGATAAAGGGCCATTATTTAGATGTTCTCCATGATGGGTTTTATTAAGTCTTATTTTTTGCACCTCCACGTGGCTGCCTTACCCTTTACCCACTGGgacgcgtgtgtatgtgtgtgcgcgtgtgcgcgtgtgcgcgtgtccCACTGTAGCTCTATTTTTATCCCTGACTGCAGGGAGAGCCTGAGGCTCTGGAGGACTAATGACCCTCAGGCCCTGTACACTTTCCCCTCtttgcagccccccccccccccccccccctccacctccggATGCAGGCTCAAGCTGCACGCTGGGAATTCTAAACAAAGGAAAGCAACTTTTTTTATGACCTCCCAAAACAGCCGGAAAAAAAAGCTTAATGCAATTAGTGGCTGTTTGGTCTCGTTAAAATAACTGGCCATTACAGGAAATCCCAACTTCCGTTCCCAAAACAGCCGTACGACCACAATGGAGGGCCGGCTGGAAGGAAAAGGCAGAGTGCAGAGACCAGTGTGATCGCAGACCCTGCGGACCTGCcggtctgtttgtgtgtggacaACCTGCATGTTAGATAAAGACACCATCTGGTTGTGACTGGGGTCTGAAGGGCTATTGCACACaggaaagacacaaacacacacaaatacgcagGGTTtcacttccaaaaaggctaaaGAAGCGTGACCTATCTCCAGTCTAGCTCCAGAGGTCAAACTGTGTGTTCAACCTCTCTGTGGGGAGCAAGTCATTAATGATCATTTGGAAAACTCTATTTAAATTATCAAATAGCTAAGGCAATTTCAGTTACAAACAGAAGCATCTCTATGCTTCTGTTTGTAACTGATCTTTAAATGATGCACCGATTACTTCTGCATGGGAGTGAAACAATGATGCTCCTAATGGCCGGAAGACAGATGATACCGTGCATTCACAATCATAAGTGACACAACAATTGTTCATCTGCTGGTGGGACATAAACACTTGGAATCATATACCGACAGACGCAGAAAGGCACCAAATTCTTCATTAATTCAAATATTAAGCACCAACCTGCTTTAAAGGGGACAGCGCAGCAAGCGTGCTCCTCCTTGGCTCACACGTTTGGCTATATTGGTTTCTCTCTGGTTCGGCTACACCCCGCCACCCCCTTTATCGTTTGCATCCAGAAACAGTCGCGGTGTAAAATTTCTAGACGTTCTGTCCCCCAAGACCTTGTAGTCTGTTTCATATCAACGTTAACATCTAATTTGTTAAATATTTCCTCCATTTATTGAAAAAGCGGGCCAGATAGATAGTTGGatagatttgaaataaaaaactgtCCTGGACCCACAGGAATATGACTGTAACAGACACATATTTCGTACAGTGAGTATGTGTGGAATGTCTTCTGACATTTCTCCCAAGAGAGGCAGTATCTGCACGCTGCTCCACTTCGGACTGTGGTCCGTTGGTCCTCAAAGACCATGGACATCTGTGTGCTAGCGAACACTCCAGTCATTGGAAAATTATGaatgacacatactgtatgcattctTTCCCAATTCCACACTCAAGCTGCATTCTGGCTAAGGCACAGCGCATGCAGAGAAAATCTCAGTGCACACAATATACCCCATGTCTTCTAAACTGGGTCACCGAGAACATGTGGTGGCTCTCAGGGTGTTTTTCTCTAATTGTCCTGACGTAAGATTATCCTGTATAACCTGCTGCTAATGGGGCCCTCCTGCGTTATTAAGGGTTTCTTCCCAGATTCTGCGTTTGCAGGAGACAACAAGGTCCCACCCCTTTCAGATCGCCCCATGaacagctttgtttttttttctttgtgctttCCAGTTCTTTTCTTGCCTTCGgccaagtttaaaaaaagaagaaaattctGGAATGGATgtcaagtattttatttttttatttatttgcaaattccACTGTGAAACTAACtgaatggaagaaaaaaaaatgtgcattcAATTGCTGCTCTTTTTAACAGCAGTCAGATGTGTTCCATTTGAAATGAGTTGGTTAATAAGTGAATATCTGGCACTGGAAAACCGGGTTCAGTTCTGCATTTATCCAGACTCGTTATCGTGCAGACCTGGAGGGGGTGCCACTGAGCCT from Conger conger chromosome 14, fConCon1.1, whole genome shotgun sequence encodes:
- the LOC133109430 gene encoding keratin-associated protein 12-1-like — encoded protein: MAQSLSERQCSVRALCRQQCSLGALCRKHGSLGALCRQQCSLGALCRQQCSVGALCRQQCSVGALSTAVQCESSVSTAVQCGSSVSTAVQCGSSVSTAVQCESSVSTAVQSGSSVDSSAVWELCRQQCSLGALCRQQCSVGALCRKHGSLGALSTAVQSGSSVNSSAVWELCRQQCSLGDVG